A stretch of the Capra hircus breed San Clemente chromosome 10, ASM170441v1, whole genome shotgun sequence genome encodes the following:
- the FAM71D gene encoding protein FAM71D: MKKSNRKSPTRIDEKDDICVPDSKDPGELQNMLNGGEYAPFVSPPILESNFIQVNRRGESIYLHNRANWVTVGICSSSPTIKTPNVMLLAHLTPTAQKDSEPLFKSLLTSPSPENLVLTRFLPLQFVTLSVHDAENMRIKVKLVSGRAYYLQLCAPACKQDTLFCQWVELISLLNKEKAKASKVSEVSSLSEITNSTDITGSVDIMDIAAFPAIETSHLSTCSNPNNDVESIDFSEFTDITDVTDVTDIPENEVIEAPDINIVTEVTEVTDICEVTASSGVTVVFENDDILKAKQEEKEKMENILKSGCLRDTKSKNEFRESSKHVTISNLTLTFEGERCFQTTLTPEEDETDKSKEMSNRPSEIRTMDSESTTLKAEESRSRRTDSDTSDKCKLLN; the protein is encoded by the exons ATGAAGAAGAGTAACAGAAAATCTCCCACAAGGATCGACGAGAAAGATGACATCTGTGTCCCAGACTCCAAGGATCCAGGAGAGCTTCAAAATATGTTGAATGGAGGAGAATACGCGCCTTTTGTATCTCCTCCCATATTAGAGAGCAATTTTATCCAG GTCAACAGGAGAGGTGAATCCATTTACCTTCATAACCGAGCCAACTGGGTGACCGTAGGCATCTGCTCTTCCAGTCCCACCATCAAGACCCCTAACGTGATGTTGCTGGCTCATCTAACACCCACTGCCCAGAAAGATTCAGAACCCCTATTTAAAAGCCTCCtgacatctccttctccagaaaatctgGTGCTTACCAG GTTTCTCCCTCTGCAGTTTGTGACTCTCTCTGTACATGATGCCGAGAATATGCGCATCAAAGTAAAGCTGGTGAGTGGCCGAGCCTACTACCTACAGCTCTGCGCCCCTGCGTGCAAACAAGACACCCTGTTCTGCCAGTGGGTAGAGCTCATCTCCCTCTTGAATAAGGAGAAAGCCAAAGCTTCCAAGGTGTCGGAAGTCTCCAGCCTCTCGGAAATCACAAACAGCACAGACATCACAGGCTCAGTGGACATCATGGACATAGCAGCTTTCCCCGCCATAGAGACCTCACACCTGTCCACGTGTTCAAACCCCAACAACGATGTAGAAAGCATCGATTTCTCGGAATTCACAGACATCACCGATGTCACCGACGTCACAGATATTCCAGAAAATGAGGTCATTGAGGCCCCAGATATAAATATTGTCACAGAAGTCACGGAAGTCACAGACATCTGTGAAGTCACAGCAAGCTCAGGGGTCACAGTGGTGTTTGAAAATGATGACATACTCAAGGCCAAGCAAGAGGAAAAG gaaaaaatggaaaacattctGAAGTCTGGGTGTTTACGAGATACAAAAAGTAAGAATGAGTTTAGAGAATCCTCAAAACATGTCACCATCTCAAACCTAACACTGACTTTCGAAGGTGAAAGATGTTTTCAAACTACCTTGACTCCAGAAGAAGACGAGACAGACAAATCCAAAGAGATGAGCAACAGACCCTCCGAAATAAGGACAATGGACTCTGAAAGCACAACTCTCAAGGCTGAAGAATCCAG